A window of Halichoerus grypus chromosome 12, mHalGry1.hap1.1, whole genome shotgun sequence contains these coding sequences:
- the TMEM106B gene encoding transmembrane protein 106B, whose protein sequence is MGKSFSHLPLHSNKEDAYDGVTSAENMRNGLVNNEVHNEDGRGGDVSQFPYVEFTGRDSVTCPTCQGTGRIPRGQENQLVALIPYSDQRLRPRRTKLYVMASVFVCLLLSGLAVFFLFPRSIDVKYIGVKSAYVSYDVQKRTVYLNITNTLNITNNNYYSVQVENITAQVQFSKTVIGKARLNNITNIGPLDMKQIDYTVPTIIAEEMSYMYDFCTLISIKVHNIVLMMQVTVTTTYFGHSEQISQERYQYVDCGRNTTYQLGQSEYLNVLQPQQ, encoded by the exons aTGGGAAAgtctttttctcatttgcctTTGCATTCAAATAAAGAAGATGCTTATGATGGAGTCACATCAGCTGAAAACATGAGGAATGGACTGGTTAATAATGAAGTCCATAATGAAGATGGAAGAGGTGGAGATGTCTCTCAGtttccatatgtggaatttacagGAAGAGATAGTGTCACTTGTCCCACTTGTCAAGGAACAGGAAGAATTCCTAGGG GGCAAGAAAACCAGCTGGTGGCATTGATTCCATATAGTGATCAGAGATTAAGGCCAAGAAGGAC aaagctGTATGTGATGGCTTCTGTGTTTGTCTGTCTGCTCCTTTCTGGATTggctgtgtttttccttttccctcgCTCTATTGACGTGAAATACATTGGCGTAAAATCTGCATACGTCAGTTATGATGTTCAAAAGCGTACAGTATATTTAAATATCACG AACACACTAAATATAACAAACAATAACTATTATTCTGTTCAAGTTGAAAACATCACTGCACAAGTTCAGTTTTCAAAAACAGTTATCGGAAAGGCACGCTTAAACAACATAACCAATATTGGCCCCCTGGATATGAAACAA ATTGATTATACAGTACCTACTATCATAGCAGAGGAAATGAGTTATATGTA tgaTTTCTGTACACTGATATCCATCAAAGTGCATAACATAGTACTCATGATGCA agttaCTGTGACAACAACATACTTTGGGCACTCTGAACAGATATCCCAGGAGAGGTACCAATATGTTGATTGTGGAAGGAACACAACTTACCAGTTGGGGCAGTCTGAGTATCTAAATGTACTTCAGCCACAACAGTAA